A genomic segment from Pseudoduganella chitinolytica encodes:
- a CDS encoding alpha/beta hydrolase family protein → MFAVPSTVRQFAIAAALSCALVPAAIAQQSLPLDTRLNEQIIMVPAGAALDVKLETTLYKPNGPGPFPLLIINHGKSPGDPKAQSRDRFVYMAAQFVKRGYAVMVPMRTGFAHSTGTYTDYGCNMKANGYQQAGDIADVVTYARSQHWIDGERIVIAGQSYGGLASVALSTQELPGVRGVMNFAGGLKVHGGSCDWQQALVNAFAEYGRKNRIETLWMYGANDSYFGPQLVARLYEAFNGNGGRVDLVAYGAFKHDAHTMLGSRDGQPIWLPEVERFLQRVGMPTEQVYAVAEPVPQAPTNYAALDDVAAVPFLPERGRQQYRAFLSKQTPRAFAVSASGAWGWAEEGESVNERALAACQSASRQPCRLYTVDDYVVWSDTPDPVNNTATGRTE, encoded by the coding sequence ATGTTCGCTGTTCCATCTACCGTCCGCCAGTTCGCCATTGCCGCAGCCCTCAGCTGCGCCCTCGTGCCCGCCGCCATCGCGCAGCAGTCGCTGCCGCTCGACACGCGCCTGAACGAGCAGATCATCATGGTACCGGCCGGGGCCGCGCTGGACGTGAAGCTGGAGACGACGCTGTACAAGCCGAACGGGCCGGGGCCGTTTCCCCTGCTGATCATCAACCACGGCAAGTCGCCCGGCGATCCGAAGGCACAGTCGCGCGACCGCTTCGTGTACATGGCGGCGCAGTTCGTCAAGCGCGGCTATGCCGTGATGGTGCCGATGCGCACGGGCTTTGCCCACTCGACCGGCACCTACACGGACTACGGCTGCAATATGAAGGCGAACGGCTACCAGCAGGCCGGCGACATCGCCGACGTCGTGACGTATGCGCGCAGCCAGCACTGGATCGACGGCGAGCGCATCGTCATCGCCGGCCAGTCGTATGGCGGCTTGGCCAGCGTCGCGCTGTCCACCCAGGAACTGCCGGGCGTGCGTGGCGTGATGAACTTCGCCGGCGGCCTGAAAGTCCATGGCGGCAGCTGCGACTGGCAGCAGGCCCTCGTCAACGCATTTGCCGAATATGGCCGCAAGAACCGCATCGAGACGCTGTGGATGTACGGCGCCAACGACAGCTATTTCGGCCCGCAGCTGGTGGCGCGCCTGTACGAGGCGTTCAACGGCAACGGCGGGCGGGTCGACCTGGTGGCCTACGGCGCCTTCAAGCACGATGCCCACACCATGCTGGGCAGCCGCGACGGCCAGCCGATCTGGCTGCCGGAAGTGGAGCGCTTCCTGCAGCGTGTCGGCATGCCGACCGAGCAGGTCTACGCGGTGGCCGAGCCGGTGCCGCAGGCGCCGACGAATTATGCCGCGCTGGACGACGTGGCCGCCGTGCCGTTCCTGCCGGAGCGCGGGCGCCAGCAGTACCGCGCCTTCCTGTCGAAGCAGACGCCGCGCGCGTTTGCCGTCTCGGCCAGCGGTGCGTGGGGCTGGGCCGAAGAGGGCGAGTCCGTCAACGAACGGGCGCTGGCCGCCTGCCAGTCGGCCAGCCGCCAGCCATGCCGGCTGTACACCGTGGACGACTACGTGGTCTGGAGCGACACGCCGGACCCGGTCAACAATACGGCGACCGGCCGCACGGAATAA
- a CDS encoding SOS response-associated peptidase, with product MCGRFDQNDIARRYIAAFGWADAAYRSEAPPTYNAAPGTYRPVLHIEDGQLAMDDLHWGYRAAWAAEKLPVCVNARLEKVTNNYWGKLLKTGRAVVPANGWYEWTGEKGKRQPWHIHRKDREPIFMLALANFGPFKEHKAESGFVLITADAQGGMVDVHDRRPVVLNAADAATWLDPDLSKEQAEMLARQMALGPEMFEWYRVSPEVNYAGRDGAHLAEPLPDLLERDDER from the coding sequence ATGTGCGGACGCTTCGACCAAAACGACATCGCGCGGCGTTACATCGCCGCTTTCGGCTGGGCCGACGCTGCCTATCGCAGCGAGGCGCCGCCCACCTACAACGCCGCGCCCGGCACCTACCGCCCTGTCCTCCACATCGAGGACGGCCAGTTGGCGATGGACGACCTGCACTGGGGCTACCGCGCCGCCTGGGCGGCCGAAAAGCTGCCCGTCTGCGTCAACGCCCGCCTGGAAAAAGTCACCAACAACTACTGGGGCAAGCTGCTCAAGACGGGTCGCGCCGTCGTGCCGGCCAATGGCTGGTACGAGTGGACGGGCGAGAAGGGCAAGCGCCAGCCCTGGCACATCCACCGCAAGGACCGCGAGCCGATCTTCATGCTGGCGCTGGCCAACTTCGGCCCGTTCAAGGAACACAAGGCGGAGTCGGGCTTCGTGCTGATCACGGCCGATGCGCAAGGCGGCATGGTGGACGTGCACGATCGCCGCCCCGTCGTGCTGAACGCGGCCGATGCCGCCACGTGGCTGGACCCGGATTTGTCGAAGGAACAGGCCGAAATGCTGGCGCGCCAGATGGCGCTGGGGCCGGAGATGTTCGAGTGGTACCGCGTCAGCCCGGAAGTGAACTACGCGGGGCGCGACGGTGCGCACCTGGCCGAGCCGCTGCCCGACCTCCTGGAGCGGGACGATGAACGATAA
- a CDS encoding substrate-binding domain-containing protein, with translation MFRVKIHPQWEISVRADRALDTAALLALLKEIQETGSIARAAKAVRLSYRYAWGLLREAEGQFGQALLATGRGRGTSLTALAQKLVWADRRIAARLSPTLESLASELEGELGKMVAGEPRALRLDASHGFAVAALTQHLHTLQLPVELRYRNSTDALAALARGECDLAGFHVPVGPFEQPFVAACQRWLDPARHCVLHLAVREQGLFVAPGNPRGIRGLADLAAPGVRFVNRQTGSGTRLLLEMLLAEAGIAPTAINGFGSAEFTHSAVAAYIASGMADVGLGVRTAAERFGLEFLPLLRERYFLALPCAAAGESPVRDLVAVLRSPACHALIDALPGYDAGATGSMQTLAEAFGVTA, from the coding sequence ATGTTCAGAGTGAAGATTCATCCGCAGTGGGAAATCAGCGTGCGCGCCGACCGAGCGCTCGACACGGCCGCGCTGCTGGCGTTGCTGAAGGAGATCCAGGAGACCGGATCGATCGCCCGGGCCGCGAAAGCCGTGCGCCTGTCGTACCGCTACGCCTGGGGCCTGCTGCGCGAGGCCGAGGGGCAGTTCGGCCAGGCGCTGCTGGCCACGGGCCGCGGCCGTGGCACCAGCCTGACGGCGCTGGCACAAAAGCTGGTGTGGGCGGACCGCCGCATCGCCGCGCGCCTGTCGCCCACGCTGGAAAGTCTCGCGTCGGAGCTGGAAGGCGAGTTGGGCAAGATGGTGGCGGGCGAGCCGCGCGCACTCCGCCTGGATGCCAGCCATGGCTTTGCCGTGGCGGCGTTGACGCAACACCTGCACACGCTGCAGCTGCCCGTGGAGCTGCGCTACCGCAACAGCACGGATGCGCTGGCGGCCCTGGCCCGCGGCGAGTGCGACCTGGCGGGCTTCCACGTACCCGTCGGCCCGTTCGAGCAGCCCTTCGTCGCCGCCTGCCAGCGCTGGCTCGATCCCGCGCGCCATTGCGTGCTGCACCTGGCGGTGCGCGAGCAGGGCCTGTTCGTCGCGCCCGGCAATCCGCGCGGCATCCGTGGCCTGGCCGACCTGGCGGCGCCCGGCGTGCGCTTCGTCAACCGCCAGACCGGCTCCGGCACCCGGCTGCTGCTGGAAATGCTGCTGGCCGAAGCCGGCATCGCGCCCACGGCGATCAACGGCTTCGGCAGCGCCGAGTTCACGCACAGCGCCGTCGCCGCCTACATCGCCAGCGGCATGGCCGACGTGGGCCTGGGCGTGCGCACGGCCGCCGAGCGCTTCGGCCTGGAATTCCTGCCGCTGCTGCGCGAACGCTACTTCCTGGCGCTGCCGTGCGCCGCCGCGGGCGAGTCGCCGGTGCGCGACCTGGTCGCCGTGCTGCGCTCGCCCGCCTGCCACGCGCTGATCGACGCGCTGCCCGGCTATGACGCCGGTGCCACGGGCTCGATGCAGACCCTGGCCGAGGCATTCGGCGTGACAGCCTGA
- a CDS encoding excinuclease ABC subunit UvrA, translating to MNDKRLPGMVRVRGAREHNLKNVDLDIPRDALVVFTGVSGSGKSSLAFGTLYAEAQRRYLESVSPYARRLFHQMPVPQVDEIDGLPPAVALQQQRGSPTTRSSVGSVTTLSNSLRMLYSRAGDYPAGQELLYAESFSPNTPEGACPECHGLGRVYEVTEQSMVPDDTLTIRERAVAAWPPAWHGQNLRDILVTLGYDVDTPWRDLPKKDRDWILYTDETPTVPVYAGLTPEETKRALKRKDPPSYQGTFTGARKYVLQTFANTESASMKKRVARYMVSNECPVCRGKRLRAESLSVTFAGHDITGISRLPLARLAQTMRPYADGSAKASAKERAAHPEKLIVTQRIAQDVLARLDVLLDLGLGYLTLDRSTPTLSPGELQRLRLATQVRSNLFGVVYVLDEPSAGLHPADTVALLRAMDRLKASGNSLFVVEHALDVIRHADWIVDVGPAAGEGGGAVLYSGEPDGLREVPASQTRRYLFPQEAPPARAVREPARWLTLQDVTRNNLHRLDAAFPLSVFTTVTGVSGSGKSSLVSQVLVELVARALGHDVAAEPEEGEELERTVELPLEGRIVGGLEYVRRMVRVDQKPIGRTPRSNLATYTGLFDHVRKLFAATKTAKARRYDAGRFSFNVAKGRCDNCEGEGFVMVELLFLPSVYAPCPVCAGARYNAKTLEVTYRERNIAEVLGMTVDAAWEFFADEAPLHRALDVLREVGLGYLRLGQPATELSGGEAQRIKLATELQRASRGDTLYVLDEPTTGLHPADVERLIVQLQKLVDAGNTVVAVEHDMRVVAASDWVIDIGPGAGEEGGTVVAAGPPAQVARSKESRTAPYLRRFLGGSGGTERPSRAASQG from the coding sequence ATGAACGATAAGCGCCTGCCCGGCATGGTCCGGGTGCGCGGTGCGCGCGAACACAACCTGAAGAACGTCGACCTGGACATCCCGCGTGATGCGCTGGTCGTCTTTACCGGCGTGTCCGGCTCCGGCAAGTCGTCGCTGGCGTTCGGTACCCTGTATGCGGAGGCGCAGCGGCGCTACCTGGAATCGGTGTCGCCCTATGCGCGCCGCCTGTTCCACCAGATGCCGGTGCCGCAGGTGGACGAGATCGACGGCCTGCCGCCCGCGGTGGCATTGCAGCAGCAGCGCGGCTCGCCGACGACGCGCTCGTCGGTCGGCAGCGTCACCACCTTGTCGAACTCCCTGCGCATGCTGTACTCGCGTGCCGGCGACTACCCGGCGGGGCAGGAGCTGCTGTACGCGGAGTCGTTCTCGCCCAACACGCCCGAAGGCGCCTGCCCCGAGTGCCATGGCCTGGGCCGGGTGTACGAGGTGACGGAGCAGTCGATGGTGCCGGACGATACGCTGACGATCCGCGAGCGGGCCGTCGCCGCCTGGCCGCCCGCTTGGCACGGCCAGAACCTGCGCGATATCCTCGTCACCCTGGGCTACGACGTCGACACCCCCTGGCGCGACCTGCCGAAGAAGGACCGCGACTGGATCCTGTACACGGACGAGACGCCCACGGTGCCTGTCTATGCCGGCCTGACCCCGGAGGAGACCAAGCGGGCCCTGAAGCGCAAGGACCCGCCCAGCTACCAGGGCACGTTCACGGGCGCGCGCAAGTACGTGCTGCAGACGTTCGCCAACACGGAAAGCGCGTCGATGAAGAAGCGGGTGGCGCGCTACATGGTCAGCAACGAGTGCCCCGTCTGTCGCGGCAAGCGGCTGCGCGCGGAATCGCTGTCGGTCACGTTTGCCGGCCACGACATCACGGGCATCTCGCGCCTGCCGCTGGCGCGCCTGGCGCAGACGATGCGCCCGTATGCGGACGGCAGCGCCAAGGCCAGCGCCAAGGAACGCGCCGCGCACCCGGAAAAACTGATCGTCACGCAGCGCATCGCCCAGGACGTGCTGGCCCGGCTGGACGTGCTGCTGGACCTGGGCCTCGGCTACCTCACCCTGGACCGCAGCACGCCGACCCTGTCGCCGGGCGAGCTGCAGCGGCTGCGCCTGGCCACGCAGGTGCGCTCGAACCTGTTCGGCGTCGTCTACGTGCTGGACGAGCCGTCGGCCGGCCTGCACCCGGCCGACACGGTGGCGCTGCTGCGCGCGATGGACCGGCTGAAGGCATCCGGCAATTCGCTGTTCGTCGTCGAACATGCGCTGGACGTGATCCGCCACGCCGACTGGATCGTGGACGTGGGCCCGGCGGCCGGCGAGGGTGGCGGCGCAGTGCTGTACAGCGGCGAGCCGGACGGGCTGCGGGAGGTGCCGGCCTCGCAAACGCGGCGCTACCTGTTCCCGCAAGAAGCACCGCCAGCACGCGCCGTGCGCGAACCGGCACGCTGGCTGACACTGCAGGACGTCACGCGCAACAACCTGCACCGGCTCGATGCGGCGTTCCCGCTTAGCGTCTTCACGACGGTGACGGGTGTTTCCGGTTCCGGCAAGTCGAGCCTCGTCAGCCAGGTGCTGGTGGAGCTGGTGGCGCGCGCGCTGGGGCACGACGTGGCGGCCGAACCGGAAGAGGGCGAGGAGCTGGAGCGCACCGTCGAGCTGCCGCTCGAGGGCCGCATTGTCGGGGGACTGGAGTATGTGCGCCGCATGGTGCGGGTGGACCAGAAGCCGATCGGCCGCACGCCGCGCTCGAACCTGGCCACGTACACGGGCCTGTTCGACCACGTGCGCAAGCTGTTCGCCGCGACCAAGACGGCCAAGGCACGCCGCTACGATGCCGGCCGGTTCTCGTTCAATGTCGCCAAGGGCCGCTGCGACAACTGCGAGGGCGAAGGTTTCGTCATGGTCGAACTGCTGTTCCTGCCCAGCGTGTATGCGCCATGCCCCGTCTGCGCGGGCGCCCGCTACAACGCCAAGACGCTGGAGGTGACGTACCGCGAGCGCAACATCGCCGAGGTGCTGGGCATGACGGTGGACGCCGCCTGGGAATTCTTTGCCGACGAAGCGCCGCTGCACCGGGCGCTCGACGTGCTGCGTGAAGTGGGACTGGGCTACCTGCGCCTGGGGCAGCCGGCCACGGAGCTGTCCGGCGGCGAGGCGCAGCGCATCAAGCTGGCCACCGAGCTGCAACGCGCCTCGCGCGGCGACACGCTGTACGTGCTGGACGAGCCCACCACGGGCCTGCACCCGGCGGACGTGGAGCGGCTGATCGTGCAGTTGCAAAAGCTGGTCGACGCGGGCAACACGGTCGTCGCGGTGGAGCACGACATGCGCGTGGTGGCCGCCAGCGACTGGGTCATCGACATCGGCCCGGGTGCCGGCGAGGAGGGTGGCACTGTTGTCGCGGCCGGGCCGCCGGCGCAGGTGGCGCGCAGCAAGGAGAGCCGGACGGCGCCTTATTTGCGGCGGTTCCTGGGCGGCTCTGGCGGCACCGAGCGCCCCTCACGCGCGGCGTCCCAGGGCTAG